A genome region from Calypte anna isolate BGI_N300 chromosome 4B, bCalAnn1_v1.p, whole genome shotgun sequence includes the following:
- the MEPE gene encoding matrix extracellular phosphoglycoprotein, with translation MQTALVCLCLCLLSTTLSTPVPPPLPGRAAAKCVGQHQILLKGCNAKHGFYVFRFIYSLSTRRNQTQIKKEEADRQNVIPGHQLGEDDGRWELTESGVALERDDNVRTDETENRTGLKPESNTTPDAGTDPHPDSITHGGVGIAGPTLTSLEGSGDLDLVVEADGGVSTPTWDGHPGKTVVGNKSIVRSEDRDDGAPGWVPVEGTMTTGRERAPATGGAGDEGSGEANNLGQGQGSVLQGTGTGGSALASVTEKTEDVQVDAKGMDEYAYIPDSGSITVTRGKVGSTVGTTSFTQISPDKDDEVNIFIGRANIHVGEQEATQAGATSGSEDDGIPTAGASSPLPRVGTTVAQDDDAGVPAHRQPEGLATTATPSHRDSITSRPGGGHSMGEDEYHTTTFGDGAGPTAQSPWRVTRDDVTIPAEADIHGNGDDEIRGEGERFEGSPGSVPVTTSRQEDDQEATATVPAEGASIHLGTTVASPRVKDGNCTSALGMTSSCKAGQSAAIEREGSREAGPTTPQPLGEDRPGGAGLDKTPRTDKAPFSRRKPGSQALRGAQTTAGGHSGDAGGSLHTAEAQAGRDKGSAAARRVPERSRGGEAGAAGAVERGGRVPARRGRRPGAGAPGAFAALSRSRQVDQVKRADELHIRERAFYTLGGAGGGPRSPYAGPGGADSSQSSEGERGSRSDSRQVGLLRPSGWGAPGHPRGRWSRGTL, from the exons ATGCAAACAGCCCTTGTGTGCCTGTGCCTATGCCTGCTCAGCACGACCCTCTCGACTCCT gtgccaccaccactgcctgggagagctgctgccaaGTGTGTGGGACAGCACCAG ATACTGCTGAAAGGCTGCAATGCCAAGCATGGCTTCTACGTTTTCAGATTTATCTACTCACTTTCAACACGGAGGAACCAGACACAGATAAAG AAGGAAGAGGCTGACAGGCAGAATGTCATCCCTGGCCACCAGCTGGGGGAGGACGATGGGAGGTGGGAGCTGACGGAGAGTGGGGTGGCCCTGGAGCGAGATGATAATGTCAGAACTGATGAGACGGAGAACAGAACTGGCCTCAAGCCCGAAAGCAACACTACCCCAGATGCTGGCACAGATCCTCACCCAGACTCCATCACACATGGTGGTGTTGGCATTGCAGGTCCCACACTGACCAGCTTGGAGGGAAGCGGTGACCTGGATTTGGTGGTTGAAGCTGATGGTGGTGTTTCCACTCCTACCTGGGATGGACACCCTGGCAAGACCGTGGTGGGGAACAAGTCCATTGTCAGAAGTGAGGACAGGGATGATGGTGCCCCTGGGTGGGTTCCAGTGGAGGGGACCATGACCACTGGGAGGGAGAGAGCTCCTGCcactggaggggctggggatgaGGGCAGTGGTGAGGCCAACAACCTTGGCCAAGGGCAGGGGAGTGTCTTGCagggcacagggacaggaggCTCTGCTCTTGCCTCTGTCACTGAGAAGACAGAGGACGTCCAAGTTGATGCCAAAGGTATGGATGAATACGCCTACATTCCTGACTCAGGCAGCATCACTGTCACCCGTGGGAAGGTGGGCAGCACAGTGGGGACCACAAGCTTTACCCAGATCTCTCCAGACAAGGACGATGAGGTCAACATCTTCATTGGGAGAGCGAACATCCACGTGGGGGAGCAAGAAGCCACCCAGGCTGGTGCCACTTCTGGAAGCGAGGATGATGGCATTCCCACTGCAGGAgccagcagccccctgcccagggtGGGCACCACTGTGGCACAGGATGATGATGCTGGCGTCCCTGCTCACAGGCAGCCTGAAGGACTGGCCACCACAGCAACCCCGAGCCATAGGGACAGCATCACCAGCCGACCTGGGGGTGGCCATTCCATGGGAGAAGATGAGTATCACACTACCACCTTTGGTGATGGAGCAGGACCAACTGCCCAGAGCCCTTGGAGGGTCACTCGTGATGATGTTACCATTCCTGCGGAGGCTGACATCCATGGGAATGGTGATGATGAGATAAGAGGTGAAGGGGAGAGGTTTGAGGGGAGTCCAGGCAGTGTGCCTGTCACCACGTCCCGCCAAGAGGATGACCAGGAAGCCACTGCCACTGTCCCAGCTGAAGGGGCCAGCATCCACCTGGGCACCACCGTGGCCTCCCCCAGGGTGAAGGATGGGAACTGCACCTCTGCCCTGGGGATGACCAGCAGCTGCAAGGCAGGGCAGAGCGCTGCGATAGAGAGAGAGGGGAGCCGGGAAGCCGGGCCAACCACCCCCCAGCCGCTCGGGGAGGACCGACCCGGGGGAGCGGGGCTGGACAAGACACCCAGGACGGACAAAGCACCATTCTCACGCAGGAAACCCGGCAGCCAAGCGTTGAGAGGGGCCCAGACGACGGCTGGCGGTCACAGTGGCGATGCGGGGGGCAGCTTGCACACCGCTGAGGCGCAGGCGGGGCGGGACAAGGGCAGCGCGGCAGCGCGGCGCGTTCCGGAGCGGAGCCGTGGTGGGGAGGCCGGGGCGGCGGGGGCTGTGGAGAGGGGAGGGCGCGTCCCTGCGCGCCGTGGTAGGAGGCCGGGGGCCGGGGCACCGGGGGCGTTTGCAGCGCTGAGCCGCAGCAGGCAGGTGGACCAGGTGAAGCGGGCCGACGAGCTCCACATCCGCGAGAGAGCCTTTTACACGCTTGGCGGAGCAGGGGGCGGCCCCCGCAGCCCCTACGCCGGCCCGGGGGGTGCCGACAGCAGTCAGTCCTCCGAGGGGGAGCGGGGCAGCCGCAGCGACAGCCGACAGGTGGGACTGCTGCGGCCCTCGGGGTGGGGAGCCCCGGGGCACCCCCGGGGCCGGTGGAGCCGGGGGACCCTCTGA
- the IBSP gene encoding bone sialoprotein 2, producing MRTALVFACLVGMACAFSVKSWLRRAKSDDSEENAVFKNRHRYYLYRYVYVHPPQMRYQGSDSSEEKGDGSDEEEEGGDPSHTGTEADGHPAGTAPRDSQGGLGEFPAAQQGKDCQGLLNGSRKSAAGKGDDSENEDSDENEEEEEEEEEEEVAEHENGVNGTSTNTTEGADGPHSNDTVVAEEGTGRAEEEEEEEEEEEEEEEEEEEEEEEETEATTVASTTNEEGLSQATTVGDGEPTYATTVGEQWEYEVTAGHHGRGDEGTTDGSYVEQDEYARGDSYRAYEDEYGYYKGHGYDVYGQDYYYNQ from the exons ATGAGGACTGCCCTGGTCTTCGCGTGCCTGGTGGGGATGGCGTGTGCCTTCTCG GTCAAGAGCTGGCTGCGGCGAGCAAAGTCAGACGACTCAGAAGAAAACGCG GTGTTCAAGAACAGGCACAGGTATTATCTGTACAGATATGTCTACGTGCATCCCCCACAGATGCGGTACCAG GGCAGTGACTCATCGGAGGAAAAGGGGGATGGCTcggatgaggaggaggaagggggg gacCCATCCCACACTGGCACCGAGGCAGATGGCCACCCCGCCGGAACAGCCCCCAGGGACAGCCAGGGCGGGCTGGGAGAAttcccagctgcacagcag ggcaaagACTGCCAAGGGCTGCTGAATGGGAGCAGAAAAAGTGCTGCTGGCAAGGGCGATGACTCTGAAAATGAAGACAGTGATGagaatgaggaagaggaggaggaagaggaggaagaagaggtaGCTGAACACGAGAATGGTGTCAATGGCACAAGCACCAACACCACTGAAGGGGCAGATGGACCTCACAGCAATGACACCGTGGTGGCTGAGGAGGGCACTGgcagggctgaggaggaggaggaggaagaggaggaagaggaagaagaagaagaggaagaagaagaagaggaggaggaggaaactGAAGCCACCACTGTTGCCAGCACCACTAATGAAGAGGGACTGTCCCAGGCAACCACCGTGGGGGACGGAGAGCCCACGTATGCCACCACAGTTGGGGAGCAGTGGGAATACGAGGTGACAGCTGGGCACCATGGCCGGGGGGACGAGGGCACCACAGATGGCAGCTACGTGGAGCAGGATGAGTATGCCCGGGGGGACAGCTACCGGGCTTACGAGGATGAGTATGGCTACTACAAGGGGCATGGCTACGATGTGTATGGCCAGGATTACTACTACAACCAGTGA
- the LOC103534842 gene encoding dentin matrix acidic phosphoprotein 1, with amino-acid sequence MRAAFLVLLLWAVTCAHPVPSHKPARPRRSTQQEDTAAEDYINKLGNLLGGGDVERADNALAGDPEGGNTVGEELGERGGRDKGDRAGEAQLLNQVDHKDTSAWHENGFSFLEEDARDADDGDNREYHGTGVHGLPSHANGLLDEEDDSGDDTFDENRGEEGGKGPTYVAGADGAGEHGHDAGAGGGHGDSSSSSSSESIGADHQQYRNYLSSPYERTYRWGGGSSSSQEDEESYDFKDEAMQGDDPSVFDGLGSSYKRHHVGTRTPENSRESIQGTGSHSWEQDDSSSPEVEDTDSGEDSPSTEENSQSEEPLTSQLEEKSASHSEEDGDGEDSPSTEVEGSKSREDTANQSDEEPSESPEDISQEVVSTSSEHSRSRSWEGQGDQESAKDRSAQSMPDSESGIDEDGKSKSPEDTVEESEENENDSNPDGDVPSTSEESQSASSEDDGSQEDSTGEDSRSPESKTSEMQEDDEDGESHSQEDATRESSSRGDDSSLQSLESGMHKRRPGAYRNKPAADYDDNDCQDGY; translated from the exons ATGAGGGCTGcattcctggtgctgctcctctgggctGTAACCTGCGCTCACCCT GTGCCCAGCCACAAGCCTGCCCGCCCTCGCCGCAGCACGCAGCAGGAG GACACAGCAGCTGAAGATTACATCAACAAGCTGGGAAACCTCCTGGGTGGTGGAGATGTGGAGAGGGCGGACAATGCTCTTGCTGGGGACCCAGAGGGTGGGAACACCgtgggtgaggagctgggagagcgTGGTGGCCGAGACAAGGGAGACAGGGCTGGGGAGGCTCAGCTCCTGAACCAAGTGGACCACAAGGATACAAGTGCTTGGCATGAGAATGGCTTCAGTTTCCTG GAGGAGGATGCACGTGATGCTGATGATGGTGACAACAGAGAGTACCATGGCACCGGAGTCCATGGACTTCCCTCCCATGCCAATGGGCTCCTGGATGAGGAGGACGACAGTGGCGATGACACCTTTGATGAGaacaggggagaagaggggggcAAAGGTCCTACTTATGTGGCTGGTGCTGATGGGGCAGGTGAACATGGCCATGATGCTGGGGCTGGTGGAGGGCAcggtgacagcagcagcagtagcagcagtgAGAGCATTGGGGCAGACCACCAGCAGTACAGGAACTACCTCAGCAGCCCCTATGAGCGGACCTacaggtggggagggggcagcagcagcagccaggaggacGAGGAGAGCTATGACTTCAAGGATGAAGCCATGCAGGGTGATGACCCCTCTGTCTTTGATGGCTTGGGCAGCAGCTACAAGAGGCACCATGTGGGCACCCGCACCCCAGAGAACAGCCGAGAGAGCATCCAGGGGACTGGCTCCCACAGTTGGGAGCAGGATGACAGCAGTTCCCCAGAGGTGGAGGACACTGACTCAGGAGAAGACAGCCCATCCACGGAAGAAAACAGCCAGTCAGAAGAGCCTCTCACCAgccagctggaggaaaaaagtgcCAGCCATTCCgaggaggatggggatggggaggacaGCCCCTCCACAGAGGTTGAGGGCAGCAAGTCCAGGGAGGACACCGCCAATCAGTCGGATGAAGAACCAAGTGAGTCCCCAGAGGACATTTCCCAGGAGGTGGTAAGCACATCAAGCgagcacagcaggagcaggtcctgggaagggcagggggaCCAGGAGTCTGCTAAGGACAGGAGTGCACAATCCATGCCTGACAGTGAGTCTGGGATAGATGAGGATGGCAAGAGCAAGTCCCCAGAGGACACAGTAGAGGAATCAGAAGAGAATGAGAATGACTCCAACCCTGATGGAGATGTGCCGAGCACATCAGAGGAGAGCCAGAGTGCATCCTCAGAGGATGATGGCAGCCAAGAGGACAGCACAGGTGAGGACAGCAGGTCCCCAGAGAGCAAAACCAGCGAAATGCAGGAGGACGATGAGGATGGGGAGAGCCATTCCCAGGAGGATGCCACCCGTGAGTCCAGCAGCCGTGGGGATGacagctccctgcagagcctggagagTGGGATGCACAAACGGCGGCCAGGAGCCTACCGCAACAAGCCAGCTGCTGACTATGATGACAATGACTGCCAGGATGGGTACTGA